A genomic region of Prosthecobacter algae contains the following coding sequences:
- a CDS encoding LamG-like jellyroll fold domain-containing protein has protein sequence MRRLLLPALLFAALPATALQETWETGYTGTDASGKQVLGYWKFDDGAELKDSSSKGHDLVVNGAVLKAEGRLGLGFESFPGFPLSDKPHSLRVTGTAPLTPTGPFTMEMWIRPKADFTKTGRCYLLDKRYVPDNHTDYAWQILEPDKAGLRRLAVTLGFGSTSETFHSEPLTLATEWQHVAFTYDAAGTVTFYRNGSLLSRVTKPGCTAVAPGTKPLHLGDRVGSNYGGFSGFIDEVRLCEGALQFEAIALSLTSPRHVWQRQERSDPVLLRCTNLRREKVTGAILEVTFGDENQTYPLPELRAGAEHAVRFAINTGLKAGSYKLQARLQMGTAFTDATETFEIVPRPAPSMPVVMWGAGPEEMTRLKDIGFTHFIGLRAPALEEIWATRMDNQKTPFPGTPEEMDKQRRTLDEALAKGLKVVASLSPGHWLETKPELLRVDRAGKPNERPAIAASTPDVAPFFEKLGRSMSRAYGQHPAFAATLINTEVRDASRPSFNAVDRENYRQFAQTDIPAEVNLRSGVDWTKLKDFPANRVIADDHPLLKYYRWFWTVGDGWNGLHSALNKGIKSGAHRDHWTFFDPAVRQPSISGAGGTVDVLSHWTYTYPDPQRIGLCTDQLLAMSEASGRRQRVMKMTQLIWYRSQTAPIKAGQPADGVAWEDHDPEAAYITIAPMHLKEAFWTMISRPVEGIMYHGWQSLVPTDSPGGYRYTNPNTVHVLKELIHDVIRPLGPTLMSLPDERAEVAFLESFTAQMFARRGGYGSNNGWAADVWMALQHAHVRTDILFEETLLKNGLSGRKILVMPECDVLSESVVKRIQEWQKTGGKIIADEHLCPALKADVLLPSYKRVKNAAEDKAKLLALAATLGPQVASLGHQPKVTADSPEVILRTRRFGDALYLFAINDRREAGTYVGQHGLVLENGLPTQATLTLHQDSASLYDLTRGTLIVPQRDDTGSLRWKVDLGPCEGRIYMVLPKPLLQIQADLPATAKRGNRAELHVRLTTTQDAPLKAVVPLQIEVRDANGKSTEGSGFYAAENGIITLPLDIAANEDPGTWEIRVKELASKMEITRWMTITP, from the coding sequence ATGCGCCGCCTGCTCCTCCCAGCCCTTCTGTTTGCTGCCCTTCCTGCCACCGCCCTGCAAGAAACCTGGGAGACTGGCTACACGGGCACCGATGCCTCAGGCAAGCAGGTGCTGGGTTATTGGAAATTCGATGACGGCGCGGAGCTGAAGGACAGCTCTAGCAAGGGCCATGACCTCGTGGTCAATGGTGCCGTTCTCAAAGCCGAAGGCCGACTGGGCCTGGGCTTCGAGTCCTTCCCCGGCTTTCCCCTTTCGGACAAGCCGCACTCGCTGCGTGTCACCGGCACTGCCCCGCTGACTCCCACGGGCCCGTTCACGATGGAGATGTGGATCCGGCCCAAAGCCGACTTTACCAAGACCGGGCGCTGCTACCTGCTGGACAAACGCTATGTGCCCGATAACCACACCGACTACGCCTGGCAGATCCTGGAGCCGGACAAAGCGGGACTTCGTCGCCTGGCTGTGACGCTGGGCTTTGGCAGCACCTCAGAGACGTTTCACTCCGAGCCGCTCACCCTCGCCACCGAATGGCAGCATGTGGCCTTCACTTATGATGCGGCAGGCACCGTCACCTTTTATCGCAATGGGTCCCTGCTCAGCCGGGTGACCAAGCCCGGCTGCACCGCTGTGGCACCGGGCACGAAGCCACTGCATCTGGGGGATCGCGTGGGCAGCAATTACGGTGGCTTTTCCGGCTTCATCGATGAAGTCCGCCTGTGTGAAGGAGCGCTTCAGTTTGAGGCCATCGCCCTCAGTCTCACCAGCCCGCGCCACGTCTGGCAGCGGCAGGAGCGCAGCGATCCCGTGCTGCTCCGCTGCACGAATCTGCGCCGTGAGAAAGTCACGGGAGCCATTTTGGAAGTGACCTTTGGCGACGAGAACCAAACCTACCCATTGCCCGAACTCAGAGCCGGGGCGGAACACGCGGTGCGCTTCGCCATCAATACAGGACTGAAAGCGGGCAGCTACAAGCTGCAGGCCCGGCTGCAGATGGGCACGGCCTTCACCGATGCCACCGAGACCTTTGAGATTGTCCCCCGCCCTGCTCCCTCCATGCCTGTGGTCATGTGGGGGGCAGGGCCTGAGGAAATGACGCGGCTGAAGGATATCGGCTTCACCCACTTCATCGGCCTGCGAGCCCCCGCGCTGGAGGAGATATGGGCCACGCGAATGGACAATCAAAAGACACCTTTCCCCGGCACTCCGGAAGAGATGGACAAGCAGCGCCGCACCCTGGATGAAGCCCTCGCCAAGGGTCTGAAGGTCGTCGCCAGCCTGTCCCCAGGTCACTGGCTGGAGACCAAGCCCGAACTGCTGCGGGTGGACCGCGCGGGCAAGCCAAACGAGCGTCCGGCCATTGCCGCCTCCACACCAGATGTTGCTCCGTTTTTTGAAAAGCTGGGCCGCAGTATGTCCCGCGCTTATGGCCAGCATCCGGCCTTTGCCGCCACGCTCATCAATACTGAAGTGCGCGATGCCTCGCGCCCTTCCTTCAATGCGGTGGACCGTGAAAACTATCGCCAGTTTGCCCAGACCGACATCCCTGCGGAGGTGAACCTGCGTAGCGGGGTGGACTGGACGAAGCTGAAAGACTTCCCGGCCAACCGGGTGATCGCTGATGATCACCCGCTGCTGAAATACTACCGCTGGTTTTGGACCGTGGGCGATGGCTGGAACGGCCTGCACAGCGCCCTGAACAAGGGCATCAAAAGCGGGGCGCACCGCGACCACTGGACCTTCTTTGACCCCGCCGTGCGCCAGCCCAGCATCAGCGGCGCAGGTGGCACGGTGGATGTGCTTTCCCACTGGACCTACACTTACCCGGATCCCCAGCGCATCGGCCTGTGCACGGACCAACTCCTGGCCATGAGCGAGGCCAGCGGCCGCCGCCAGCGGGTGATGAAGATGACCCAGCTCATCTGGTATCGCAGCCAGACGGCCCCCATCAAGGCCGGGCAGCCGGCAGATGGCGTGGCGTGGGAGGATCACGATCCCGAAGCCGCCTACATCACCATCGCGCCCATGCACCTGAAGGAGGCCTTCTGGACCATGATCTCGCGTCCCGTCGAGGGCATCATGTACCACGGCTGGCAGTCCCTGGTGCCCACGGACAGCCCCGGCGGTTACCGTTACACCAACCCTAATACGGTCCATGTGCTGAAAGAGCTGATCCACGATGTCATCCGCCCCCTCGGCCCCACGCTGATGAGCCTGCCAGATGAACGTGCCGAGGTGGCTTTTTTGGAAAGCTTCACCGCCCAGATGTTCGCCCGGCGCGGCGGTTATGGCTCGAACAACGGCTGGGCCGCCGATGTCTGGATGGCCCTGCAGCATGCCCATGTGCGCACCGACATTCTATTTGAGGAAACGCTGCTGAAGAACGGCCTCAGCGGTCGCAAAATCCTGGTCATGCCAGAGTGCGATGTGCTGAGTGAATCCGTGGTCAAACGCATCCAGGAATGGCAGAAAACAGGCGGCAAGATCATTGCCGATGAACACCTCTGCCCGGCCCTGAAGGCCGATGTGCTGCTGCCCAGCTACAAGCGGGTGAAGAACGCGGCGGAGGACAAGGCCAAGCTGCTGGCCCTGGCGGCCACGCTCGGGCCTCAGGTCGCCTCGCTCGGCCACCAGCCGAAGGTCACGGCAGACAGTCCGGAGGTCATCCTGCGCACCCGTCGTTTTGGCGATGCCCTCTACCTCTTTGCCATCAATGACCGCCGCGAGGCCGGCACCTATGTCGGCCAGCATGGCCTCGTTTTGGAAAACGGCCTGCCCACCCAGGCCACCCTGACCCTGCACCAGGACAGCGCCAGCCTCTACGATCTGACTCGCGGCACCCTCATTGTCCCGCAGCGGGATGATACCGGCAGCCTGCGCTGGAAGGTGGATCTGGGCCCCTGCGAAGGCCGCATCTACATGGTCCTGCCGAAGCCTCTGCTGCAAATCCAGGCCGATCTCCCCGCCACTGCCAAACGTGGCAACCGGGCCGAACTGCATGTCCGCCTCACCACCACGCAGGACGCACCTCTGAAGGCCGTGGTCCCGCTGCAAATCGAGGTGCGCGATGCGAATGGAAAATCCACGGAGGGCAGTGGCTTTTACGCGGCTGAAAATGGCATCATCACCCTGCCGCTAGACATCGCGGCCAATGAAGACCCGGGCACCTGGGAAATCCGGGTGAAGGAGCTGGCATCCAAGATGGAAATCACCCGTTGGATGACCATCACGCCTTGA
- a CDS encoding sigma-70 family RNA polymerase sigma factor — MEKTEATTFQTTRWSMVRRAVDEGDPQASEALAQLCQLYWRPLFVYCYGNGRSRADAEDLTQGYFTQLLARDSLRLADPMRGKFRTFLLSSFKNYLTDVHRQGQAAKRGRGATHVPFELDLTEGCLTELATEAEPERAYDRQWARDLVQRATTRLREEYTAGGKGEWFENVAGEKAGACSYQELAVRFGSTEDAVKSFALRVRKRFRMLLEREIADTVASPDEVQAEMAYLAELLRG, encoded by the coding sequence ATGGAAAAAACGGAGGCCACCACCTTTCAGACCACTCGCTGGTCCATGGTGAGACGTGCGGTGGATGAGGGAGATCCTCAGGCTTCCGAGGCGCTGGCTCAGTTATGTCAGCTCTACTGGAGACCGCTCTTTGTTTATTGTTATGGCAATGGGCGCAGCCGGGCGGATGCGGAAGACCTGACGCAAGGTTACTTCACCCAGTTGCTGGCCCGGGATTCTTTGAGGTTGGCAGACCCCATGCGTGGGAAGTTTCGCACGTTCCTGCTGTCCTCGTTTAAAAATTATCTCACGGATGTGCATCGCCAAGGCCAGGCTGCTAAGAGAGGCCGTGGAGCTACCCATGTGCCCTTTGAGCTAGATCTAACCGAGGGTTGCCTAACAGAACTTGCGACGGAGGCGGAACCCGAACGTGCCTATGACCGTCAATGGGCGCGGGATCTGGTGCAGAGAGCCACCACCCGACTGCGGGAAGAATACACCGCTGGAGGCAAGGGGGAATGGTTCGAAAATGTGGCAGGTGAAAAAGCGGGGGCCTGCAGCTACCAGGAATTGGCCGTTCGTTTTGGCAGCACGGAGGATGCGGTGAAAAGTTTTGCGCTCCGTGTGCGGAAACGTTTCCGCATGCTTTTGGAGAGGGAGATTGCTGATACGGTGGCCTCCCCAGATGAAGTCCAGGCAGAGATGGCCTACTTGGCGGAGCTTCTCAGAGGTTAA
- a CDS encoding serine/threonine-protein kinase produces MSLVLDSHSTSCPDCGAILPAGSGALLCPVCVLLEDAEASPPLLRYTLLGEIARGGMGVVYRARQESLKRVVAVKILPGAAFSSQEFRQRFQREAETAASLNHPNIVAIHEIGELSGQPFIAMELVEGISLGDRLIRDRLTPELSAHIMRQVGRAVAHAHERGVIHRDLKPSNILLRDETEPMLTDFGLARFTQTGHTLTRSAQSLGSPGYLPPERVGLREGSPAVAEDVYGLGAVLYHCLTGRPPFMADSVAALLAATEMQEPVAPRLLNSSIPLDLQTICLRCLEKKPASRYASAQEVADELDRFLRGDSILARPVSTCVRVLRRAQRQPVLAGLSVALVLAIIAGTLGSFLGWQHAEREAEARRVELYSSNIAAAAGALNTGLPAQARSLLRDSLPGLGERDLRGPEWYLLQHLMAPQELFSIAAHGHILTTLDWSPSGQCLLSGAHDGSLNLWRLDKAGRLQRVQQILAPGKPRLNQVKWLDEESFICAESGGVIRLRKLGRDQPVWEINGAQFSLAKRAGLLAVSSSGPFYYEPAGEITLWKLGEGAPSKLKTFSQPGRSVALSPEGDGLAFSRPHAGRADVESGLWWVNLQKANEQPRLLTTPGPVWSLQFAPDGLSLAVSLFQGGADVLRFSMPSAERLPSLQGHSLRPWSVTFSADSQTQITTSSDRSIRAWKAGREVAQLTAAHENEIWCAALHPQAQYLATGDKDGVLKVFGFPLAGDRMAAAARFPHSRYEPLIFTPDSKAICLAQGQQTMQRSLLNKQAHKLNLPAPVAGYDDRGQPWVWNRSAGVLSRGDGGLSWSLGEAGSAFLKTGFSENGAYFYSLQAPGLGVRLEIQSGRREVVPQLLTQPLADESEVKAAKLSADGRYLAVASWHELALHDFKTHRTQRFPNDPHWARDIAFSSKGQWMATAGINGHIHLRHLPQGQLKAVLRGHIEEVSGVAFSPDGQTLVSSEIGLGLRFWRMDTLREVFYLRLEKTAEALRFSPDGRWLAVGLCEAEAAPETGQILILPVAPSPEP; encoded by the coding sequence ATGAGCCTTGTGCTAGATTCTCATTCGACCTCTTGCCCAGACTGCGGGGCTATTTTGCCTGCTGGCTCGGGAGCTCTCCTCTGCCCGGTTTGTGTGCTGCTGGAGGATGCGGAGGCATCACCGCCCTTACTTCGTTATACCTTGTTAGGTGAAATCGCTCGTGGTGGCATGGGGGTGGTGTATCGGGCGCGGCAGGAAAGCCTGAAGCGCGTGGTAGCGGTGAAAATTCTCCCCGGCGCTGCCTTTTCGTCGCAAGAGTTCCGACAGCGTTTTCAACGCGAGGCCGAGACGGCGGCCAGCCTGAATCACCCGAACATTGTGGCGATCCACGAAATCGGTGAATTGTCGGGCCAGCCTTTCATTGCGATGGAGTTGGTCGAAGGGATTTCATTGGGGGATCGGTTGATCAGAGACAGACTCACGCCTGAGCTCTCCGCTCATATCATGAGGCAGGTGGGCCGGGCCGTAGCTCATGCCCATGAGAGAGGGGTCATTCACCGAGACTTGAAGCCTTCGAACATCTTATTGAGGGATGAGACGGAGCCGATGTTGACCGACTTTGGTCTGGCTCGATTCACCCAAACGGGGCACACCTTAACACGCAGCGCGCAGAGTCTCGGTTCACCGGGTTACCTACCGCCTGAACGCGTGGGTCTGCGAGAAGGATCTCCTGCCGTGGCTGAAGATGTGTATGGACTGGGGGCGGTGCTATATCATTGCCTCACCGGGAGACCTCCTTTCATGGCCGACTCCGTGGCGGCCTTGCTGGCCGCGACAGAGATGCAGGAGCCAGTGGCCCCGCGTTTGCTGAATTCCTCCATCCCGCTCGACCTGCAGACCATTTGCCTGCGGTGTTTAGAAAAGAAACCAGCTTCCCGTTATGCCAGTGCGCAGGAAGTGGCGGATGAGCTGGACCGTTTCCTCCGTGGAGATTCCATCCTGGCGCGGCCTGTTAGCACCTGCGTGCGGGTTCTGCGCCGGGCACAAAGGCAGCCTGTGTTAGCGGGATTAAGTGTGGCTTTGGTTCTGGCGATCATCGCTGGCACGCTGGGCTCCTTCCTCGGTTGGCAGCACGCAGAACGGGAGGCTGAAGCTCGGCGCGTGGAGCTTTATTCCAGCAACATTGCTGCGGCAGCAGGTGCTTTGAATACAGGGTTGCCCGCCCAGGCCCGCAGCCTGCTTCGGGATTCCTTGCCGGGACTGGGCGAGCGTGATTTGCGAGGGCCCGAATGGTATCTTTTGCAGCATTTGATGGCCCCGCAGGAGCTGTTTTCCATCGCCGCTCATGGGCATATTCTTACCACGCTGGACTGGAGCCCCAGTGGCCAGTGCTTGCTCAGCGGTGCCCATGATGGATCGCTGAATCTATGGCGTCTGGACAAAGCGGGGCGGCTGCAAAGGGTGCAGCAGATTTTGGCTCCAGGTAAACCGCGATTGAATCAGGTGAAATGGCTGGATGAAGAGTCGTTTATCTGCGCCGAATCAGGCGGTGTCATTCGTCTGCGCAAGCTCGGGCGGGATCAACCCGTGTGGGAGATCAACGGCGCTCAGTTCTCACTCGCAAAGCGGGCAGGCCTGCTCGCGGTGAGTTCCTCCGGTCCTTTTTATTATGAACCGGCGGGTGAAATCACCCTCTGGAAGTTGGGTGAAGGGGCACCCTCCAAATTGAAAACCTTTTCTCAGCCGGGGCGTTCGGTGGCGCTATCGCCTGAGGGCGATGGATTGGCTTTTTCCAGACCTCACGCGGGGCGTGCCGATGTCGAAAGCGGCCTGTGGTGGGTGAACTTGCAGAAGGCCAATGAGCAGCCGCGACTTCTCACGACACCCGGCCCAGTTTGGTCGCTTCAATTCGCGCCGGATGGTCTGAGCTTAGCCGTGTCCTTATTTCAGGGCGGGGCAGACGTGCTCAGGTTTTCCATGCCAAGTGCAGAGCGGCTGCCGTCTTTGCAGGGCCATTCTTTGCGGCCTTGGTCCGTGACGTTTTCAGCCGACTCTCAAACACAGATCACGACTTCATCCGACCGGTCGATTCGTGCCTGGAAGGCGGGCCGAGAAGTGGCGCAGCTCACTGCTGCGCATGAGAATGAAATCTGGTGTGCGGCCCTACATCCACAAGCTCAATACTTGGCCACCGGGGATAAGGATGGGGTGCTGAAAGTGTTTGGCTTTCCTTTGGCGGGGGATCGCATGGCGGCCGCGGCCCGCTTCCCACACTCCCGGTATGAGCCGCTGATCTTTACCCCGGATTCAAAGGCGATTTGTTTGGCTCAGGGCCAACAAACGATGCAACGAAGTCTCCTGAATAAACAAGCCCACAAGTTAAATCTGCCCGCCCCTGTGGCTGGTTATGATGATCGAGGCCAGCCATGGGTGTGGAATCGAAGTGCAGGTGTTTTAAGCCGAGGGGATGGCGGGCTTTCATGGTCGTTGGGAGAAGCGGGAAGCGCTTTTCTCAAAACGGGATTCAGTGAAAATGGGGCCTATTTTTACAGCCTTCAGGCTCCAGGTCTTGGGGTGAGGTTGGAGATCCAAAGTGGTCGGCGTGAAGTCGTGCCACAGCTACTCACGCAGCCTTTGGCGGATGAGTCTGAGGTTAAAGCTGCCAAGCTATCGGCAGATGGCCGCTACTTGGCAGTGGCATCTTGGCATGAGCTGGCCTTGCATGATTTTAAGACGCATCGGACCCAGCGTTTTCCCAATGATCCGCATTGGGCACGTGACATCGCTTTTTCTTCAAAGGGACAGTGGATGGCGACTGCGGGCATCAACGGCCATATCCATTTGCGCCATCTGCCCCAGGGGCAACTGAAGGCGGTCCTGAGAGGTCACATCGAAGAGGTCTCTGGCGTGGCTTTTTCTCCAGATGGGCAAACGTTGGTCTCTTCAGAGATTGGGCTGGGGTTGCGTTTTTGGCGGATGGATACCCTGCGAGAAGTGTTTTATCTGCGATTGGAAAAGACGGCTGAGGCGCTGCGTTTTTCCCCAGATGGACGGTGGCTAGCGGTGGGCCTGTGCGAGGCTGAGGCGGCACCGGAAACGGGGCAGATCCTCATCCTACCTGTGGCTCCTTCTCCAGAACCGTAG